One Glycine max cultivar Williams 82 chromosome 8, Glycine_max_v4.0, whole genome shotgun sequence genomic window, TATGGAAAGTCTTTAAatagtttgttgttgttgtgtgtctTTCACCTCAAATTACATGTTTTTATCTCCCTATCTATCTAGGAGAACTCTGCTGTCAACATCatttcattattaataaaaaaaaaacacataattttaaaattttagtatcTATTTTTGCGTATGCCAACCCTACCCAATGTGTAGAAGGTTTATCCCAAATAAAATTCCTGACAGCTACATCAATGCGATTACATATGCCTTGGGGAATCCACAAGTTCCGCCCTATTTAGTATTTTACTCATCCTCCCAGCGAGCTTGCTATTCactctatttataatataagaaaaatcctTATTCTGAATTCTTCCTTTCAACAGAGAAAACCCCAGGTATTTTCCCAGATTGGTGGTGTGACGGAACTACAGAATAGAGGCAAACCTGGTAATCTTCTGTCTCTTCACATTGGAGAAGGCATAGAAGATGGATTTCTAGGCATTAACCTTTAAACTTGAGTCCTTGCAACACAATTCCAAAACCTCATTGACAAGTCTCACTTGAGCATATGTTCCTTTGACAAAAAGTAGGCAATCATCTGCAAAGAACAAGTGGGAATTAAACCTCTGGCCCCCTCACTGATGTTTTCACTTCGAACCAACACCTTagatataaatttaaacaagACATTGCAAAGACTTATAGGGCTGAACTCCTTCATGGTAGTAGGGGGTATCCACTTTAGGAATTGGAAAAATCAAGGTCTCAACCAGCTGTTGAAGGAAAGTAGTAGTGGAGAAAGTTTGAGTAATCAAGTTACAAACTTCATCACCCATAACATCCCAATATGttctatagaaaaaaaaggttgaAAACCATCTAGTCCGGGGGCCTTATAGGGACTCATAGCAAACACCGCTTGTTTGACTTTAGTCCTTGAGACAAGTTTAATGAGGTCTTCAAGCATGTCTTTGCTGATAGAGGAAATATTATCTAGCTTCAAGCATCGGGGAAAACAAGGCTCATTCATGCTAAACAAACTCTTAAAGAAGCACCCAGCTTCAAtctgttaaaattttattgaacacaaaattatagaaaaaaattgtattttaaaagaaaaaaaaatctttattctccaaacaatttttttggtgaaatttattttttgctctcaagtaagaaaagaaaaagaaaaactaatatatatatatatatatatatatatatatatacttttctttcttactaaacaactaaaaaaaattcatgcatCACACTTTCCGTTCTCTTTTTTTCCTAAATAAAAGATACCATTAAAGTAAAAGAGTTAtcaaattatattctttttttaaatattaaattattttattcatttctattctataaatttgaatatttgtttttaaaataaaataatttcgtTTTCTTATTAAGATACATGAAGTTTGTTGTGttaagcattttatttttattcttttatattttttagatagaaattgaattttattattattataatcctAATTAGtactattttaatattaattttaaaatagtatatcaaattaataaatatggagatgatatattttgattaaaaaatatttttataattattctttaatttttttaaaaaactatatctgtaatttatttacatctagtaaaagaaaatatttattattaaaaataaatatatttcctattatattttattcttccttaagatttttaatttcaatgttattttataataatgaaatatttatttatttataattttaaatttttattagtttaaaaatatccGTATAGTAAACTAAAGCTtgctaatattatattttaattatcccTAGATAAATCGTGGATGGATAGGACAATTAGGAGTAAAgattcaacaaaagaaaaataaaaatagcagtATAGATAACACATGTATATACCACTTATCGATACTTGTTTGTACATGGTCAAGGTTTATCAGTGTTCCCTCCCTGAAATATCAAAAAGCAGACAATCTAACATTAAACATAAATTCTAATTTCAACTCCCTTCCCCCAATAAAGATCTATCCCCGCAATATCCATCAATTCAAGGATCTTCCAATAATAAGCTTCAGCTTGAATCAAATTAGTTGAATTATTTGGCTGCATCTATTTTCTCTCTGCAGCAATGTAACTCCAAGTGATCCTGGAAAATAATCAGCAAagctatatgtatatataaaaaaaatcttttcctctctttttcatatttatccTTTCAACACTATCATGCATCATTTGTTTGGTATCTATACACCAGGACTTGAAAACTAGTCCATTAGGACAAGCAACATATTACATCACCATTGGGATGAATTCACTCTCCGAAGCATTGGTTTTGGTTTACGTTTTTCCTCAACTGGAATAAGGCACTCCATGAGCTGCAGGCAAACGAGTAAAGGAGAGACAGGGATCAAATTAACAGCCAAATAGCAAATAACTACATAAAAGGTAAAGCCAGTGCACATGCCCCTTGCCCCTTGGTGGTTTGTTGCTCAATTATCATTTATTGAAGTCATGCTTAGTACAATTGTAAGGAAAGAGGGAGTCCACTTCACCCTCTAAAGtctagaaacaaaaaattttacTCCTGATAtccaatttaaccaaaaattataaattctggGTACTGAAGTGATGCATCATACATACTATATAACAGGTATTGAGtgttccaaaaaaaattccaattccAAGGATAAGGATATAACTGACATATGGAACAATTCTAAGAGTATTTCAAAGTCTTGTGAAAGTGAGATTGAATAATCCATCAAGAATTAATGGTTACGGAAGAGAATTGCGTGTGCACAATAATCTGGACGACTTGAAAGATGAATAAGAAAGCATCTCGAACTCATCCCAAAATAGAGGGGCGATTAAACCTAAACTAATCCAACATAACCAGTGCAATTATATGGATTGGTGGATAGCATCCTTCACCGTTCCACCagaattatatgttgtgtgTATGCTGGTCAAACCTAACCCACTTGTTTGAATGGAAGTTAAAGATGAACATTTATTCGCTTTTTTTCTCTCGATCTATGAAACTTGCAAGCTGCTAGGCAGTACTGTAATTTGAATTGAATTCATAGATAATAAATGGAAGTTGAATTGTTTACACAAGAATTCATAATTATGCGAATTGAGGTAGATCGATTCAGGCTGGTAGAATGAGAAAGGGAACGGATACATACCTGATTGAACCTCTGCCTTTTCCTATCGGCCTGCATACATACAATACCCAACAGAAATCTTGAGCAACAAATAATCAActaggaaaataataatattataaaacaatcTTGATCCATCCAAGACAACACATGCAATTTCTTTTCTGTTGATAAGTCCTGCAATTTAGACAAGAATTTTGGAAAAGGCGGGAAAGAGGTTTGAGTGAATATGGAGAATAAGGCATAGATAACATACATACCTCTTGTTTTAACAAGATGGCATTCTCTTCCTCGAGATGTGTAACCAAAGATTCTAGCTCAACTGTGTAAGCCTGGAAAGTGGGTTTGAATTGTGAAAAGGGGGAAATagagaattaattaaatttaaaatataaaaagtaaccTGCTTGCGTTCCCTGGACCTAGCGGCAGATTCTCTGTTTTTTATCATCCTTCTCTGTTTCTGAAGAGTGACCTTATCGACGACGAGGGGTTCCTCCACTAGGGTTTTTCTCTTTCCCCTTCCATGACTATGAGAGGGTGGCACGGCGTCGTTTTCGGTCAACAAATCCTGGAGGCTCATGCTCATGTTCATGTTGTCTTGAGACTCCATCTCCATGGTGGCGCCGTCCCATACCTGCTGGCTCGAAATATCCGAattcgtcgtcgtcgtcgtcgtcgtcgctACCTTGGACGATGCCATGTCTTCTTCTTAGTTCTGATCGATTTCACTCACACTCACTGCTTGCTCTTATTATAGCCATCCCACAACCACCACATGATCAccaattcattttctcttttcactTCCCCTAATCCCACCACAAccaaattattatcttaaatttcattttattcatctatatttcttttgttattaaattCATACCTTTAGATAAAGtatagtaaaatattatttccaaTTTAACACTGATCagtatattgttttttaaagtCAATCAtagatactgataaaaaaaaaaaacagtgatcATGGATATTTACTTTTCTAATTAACCTtgaattttagtttctatagaaaaatatatatctaatgaatgtaaattttaagagaaagagagagaggagggaGAGAAAAATCTCCTTAAAAACAGTAGGAATTTCAGGGAGAAAAACTGTCATTTTGACCACTTCAATGAAAAAAGTGgtggaagttaaaaaaaaacataaaatactgcatattattattattattattattattattattattattattattattattattattattattattattattatctacaTGTGTTGTGCTTTTATATTATGTATGCGTGTGtaacaaaacattaaatttatccattaaaataaattcaaaaaattaatttagttgacTAAATTCATAAAATGTATACGAtttaatagtaattaattaatgttttatcaataaattttattttagaagatattgtataaaaacataaataaaacatttaatttagCTATAATTTTGCatacaatatattattaaaataatattgtattacGTAATTTGATGAttagatataaatttatatttttatagtgcaaaaatattaaatgaaataagtGTTGGATTAATTAATCCCTTATAGGGAGTGTGTGAGAGAAAAATGCTTTATGGTATTTTGAAGACTATTAtgttaaaacattaaatttgattgataattatttttccttgtAAAGCTTGAAGTATTATCGCTTGAGAAGTTAGACCATAAGACAAGAGATTGGGGAAAAGAGGTAAGCGAGAATAAGATATCTAAAcaagttttaaatttctttaattatatatactcGTACTCAcctaaaaaattagatttggactcatttatttatttatttatcaaagaaCAATGGTGAAgttaataaagaaagaaatatacttttgtaatattataaaatgacaaaaaaatcatttaataataataataatgtatttttatggTCCATAAAGTATTTATAATTActtaataaaagaaagagttgcatttaatttatatttatgataatgatgatttttatttaattgaaactCTAATTTGAGTAATGTGGGGGGGTGATGGAACTATTATTTGTCTAAAACCATTTAACTAACCCGATTGGTTGAATAATGAAGTTTCTTTTCACAAAATACTCCTGAAGAAAAAGATGCATCATGGACAGCACAAAAGATTCCTGTCCAATTAAgctattgatttttaaaatcttgAAACCTTTGATAGCTATATAAATCCTTGGTGGAGCAAGAGAGTCGGCAAAAACCAACTAATATTCTACTAATTTATGAGTGTCCAAAGGAATGCAATGAATTATTAGTGGTAGGTCGTATTCaaggaaaagggaaaacaaaatattattgtagATGAAAAGTGCATTTAACTTagatgaaaatgcaaaatgCATTTGGGTTGCCAACTGCCAAAAGCTGAATAGACAATGCCAAGTGGGAATTTaacccttctttcttctttcactcTTTCGTTGCCGTCCCCCGTACGACACCACGCGCTTTTAAAGGTTGCGAATTGATgctatcaacttttttttttttgttttttcaattttgaatatccttccttaaaataactaaagtcacgtaattatattttagagaaTAAATTGTAGTCATCTACTCATCATCATTATTGGTTGAAATAAaggttttaataattttataattcgtAAACGTTAATTTTAACAACTTTGTACGTGTAGTAAATTatgaatttgtttatttaactcttttttttagttttttttatttatttatcaataggtataattataatttactctttatagtttaattatgtattttttaaaagtaaatctttttatgaatatttacgtgagataattattttaatctaaatttttaataatttaaaatttatatattaatcaattcaGCAAAAAATTGTATGAATCAAGGAGATTATTGGGCGCTTTGGaacttcaatatatatttttcattcacaAAAGTTTCACCCGGTACCAACAAGGAAGGATGCAGAAGCTTGTGTGTATTATACCCAATAactacaccaccattgtcaatCTCTATTTCGATTAAAAAGGTTGTGGCCAATGGAGCGGTATTGTGTTTTCAGGTTAGGAAGGATATGTTGCAGAGGCAGTCATGGTAGAGTGTGTAATGGAGAAAGTAAGGAATCAAGATCAGATCAAGGCacgtgatatttttttaattgcgaTATAAAGGCTAAAAATAATTCTTCtcatttctcttttaaaatctATTCTCATCtgaaacatataattattttttcttatttgtctATCATAGTACGTCCTGATTAGAACATATCAACTATATCAtacttattagtttttttaatatataaaattatttaacataatttatcaaggttaattattaagttaattatatatattaatctatttatcatttttttctcaattgatCTAATTTAGTTAATCATATTATAGGTTTTGACCTTGTGTATGTAAGTTTAAAGATGTTTAGGCACCTATAATTTGATTCCCATACATAATTGTCAGTTTCTTTCTAGTTTTCTCAATGGAAACTCGTTATAATTTGAAGAATGTTGTTGGCTTAtgtgttcttatttttttcctttaacaaCTTGTTACATACCTCGTTTGCTTTGTAACCATGGCAGTAAAATCAGGATTTGTGTACATAAAGATGGAGTATCAACAAGTCTTAATTTCAGATATAGATGCCCTCATAATACTCACAAGTGCAGTGCCACAGACAAAACTTGGGTTTGATCCAACCAAAGGACTAAGACCAGAGTTCTATTTTGACGGTGATGCATATCCTGAACTATTACAGTTTCTGCATTATGCTTGAGTAGTTTTTTAACTTTATCACCTTTTTTAccatattttaatgatttttacatATTAGGTTGACTGGATTGGGCAGAAAAATCAATAGATGCTGGTGAGagtctatttcttttttccattAGTGGCAGTAGTAAAAAATTTGACAGGAGTTTTCATCTTTtcagaaattaagaaaaatatatcaatattaCATAGGTTCTGCATATCATCCATATATATAGTCTcttgatagacttaatggagaCTGAAGATTAATTCCTAAGCTGCTATTAATATAGTCAATGTCCATGAGTGCTAAATGCATTTTATCGTGTAATACATGAACATAGTTTTTACTAATAATTTCTACTGTATCACCATTGAACTTCTGAGTAGCAAGGATGTGGAACTTTATGAGATAATAAATTGAATGCCCGATCAAGTCTTTAATAATGATTGAGCATACGAAGTTAAATGGTTgcttttggtttaattttttacatttctgttctcTGTATGTATTCCAGTGGGACATGCACACACACTTTGTTCTGGAAACTatcaaagtatatatattttttctttttagaaaatattacttGTGAAGTATGCAGAGCATGTGGCCCATTTAGCTGAAGTTGCAGTGCAATGTGAACGCATGGGGTTGTGGGCTCAATATGTAGGCTGTGTACTGGTGTATAACTATAAGTATGTGGAGATAACATGTTTTTTCTCTCCCTAATTTACCAGGATGAATTGTCTAGCACAAAGAATCAACTTCTACAGGGTTTTTCCCCCGATGATGCATATCCATCAGGACCTCCATTATTTATGGAGACATCAAGACCATGCTCTCCTCTTGCTTAGACTGAGCTCCCAAATTTTGATGAGGTAAAAGTCTCCAAAATTTCATCTCCAAATTTTATGAACAGTTAgtgttacatatatataatgtaatataatGCAGAGTTTGATTGAAGAGACACAGTTGGAGTCTGTTAATATGCCAAGATATGGTCCTACTGCTAAGTTAAACAATTGATTGATGCAGAAGGATCTTTCACTCTTCAAAAGTTGGAGACATTCAAGTCAAACAattgtttgtttcttctttttttgtttaaaaaaaaagtatatttgtttgttgttttttcttcttcgttGAACGTTTTTTCTTAGCTTACTAATTAACAAGAATGAATAAACTTATTTGTGTGAGGATTCAACTAGGGCAAGTATCGGCTGCGCAGGTCACTTTGGCATGCGTTAATGGATAAATTTACTGTGAGAGTTATCTCACTTCTTTCCTTCTGTATCTTTGATGttattaagatttttatttttattgttatcatAATTTCTTTTCTCTGTTAGTTTTCCTATTTCCCCATTCCTATTGTAAACGGAAGTTCAGTGATGAGAAGTGCTTTCAAGCAATCTATACTTAGTTCATCCAGCTAGTCGGAACTGAAAAAACACATACATACGTTACAAACTAATTTGAATATATTCAAAGATTACAATTGAAATGTCACAAAgcgtattattaatttttattctttattttttggatttgagttgataatataataaagCCCACGAAGATGCTGATTAACGCAGTTGTTCCAAAGCCCATCACAAAAACAAAGGACCAAGGAGGGTGGCAAAATTGCAATAAAATGCGAAAAGTATTAGCATAATGGTAGCAGTgataatattttgaaagaaaaaaaaaaaaagcccgcGAAAATAACCACCTTCTTGGAAATGACGTGTAGTTTGGTTCCAGTGTGGATGATGGTGGCGTTGCTTATGGTGGCCAACGGCGTTGGAGTGAGAAGCATACCGAACAGAGAGTTTGATTCGATGCTGAACACCGTACGAGCAAGAGGCTACGACCTCTTCTGCAACGCGATCGTGACCTCTGATCTCAAAATCGATATTCTCTCCGACGCAAACTCATCACGCGACGCCTTCACCTTCTTCGCTCCCACCGACGCCTCACTATTCGCCCTCGACATGACTCTAACGGCCTCGTCTTACACCGACACTCTCCGTTTCCACGTCGTCCCTCTCCGCCTCTCCCTCGCCCAGCTCCGCCTCCTCCCCGACGGCTACACTCTCCCCACGCTCCTCCCTCACCGCCGCCTCCACCTCGCCCACCGCACTTCCTCCTCCCCCGCCTCTATCTCCGTCGCCGGCGTCGACGTTGCTTTCCCTGGCATCTTTTACGGCCGTAACGTC contains:
- the LOC102665221 gene encoding fasciclin-like arabinogalactan protein 19 isoform X1 translates to MNCLAQRINFYRVFPPMMHIHQDLHYLWRHQDHALLLLRLSSQILMSLVPVWMMVALLMVANGVGVRSIPNREFDSMLNTVRARGYDLFCNAIVTSDLKIDILSDANSSRDAFTFFAPTDASLFALDMTLTASSYTDTLRFHVVPLRLSLAQLRLLPDGYTLPTLLPHRRLHLAHRTSSSPASISVAGVDVAFPGIFYGRNVVVHGLAGILSLRSNNSPSPSPIPSEDRWFFSPRSSPNSPANHPILAPFHVTNRSGSPAPFEAPAPAASPVDAPEGEPDWTVYPPVAESPRYPDSAISLPPEEYSDSAAPAPEGIRKCLNPDEGLEESVMQCYAA
- the LOC102665221 gene encoding fasciclin-like arabinogalactan protein 19 isoform X2, which encodes MTCSLVPVWMMVALLMVANGVGVRSIPNREFDSMLNTVRARGYDLFCNAIVTSDLKIDILSDANSSRDAFTFFAPTDASLFALDMTLTASSYTDTLRFHVVPLRLSLAQLRLLPDGYTLPTLLPHRRLHLAHRTSSSPASISVAGVDVAFPGIFYGRNVVVHGLAGILSLRSNNSPSPSPIPSEDRWFFSPRSSPNSPANHPILAPFHVTNRSGSPAPFEAPAPAASPVDAPEGEPDWTVYPPVAESPRYPDSAISLPPEEYSDSAAPAPEGIRKCLNPDEGLEESVMQCYAA
- the LOC102665221 gene encoding fasciclin-like arabinogalactan protein 19 isoform X3, with protein sequence MMVALLMVANGVGVRSIPNREFDSMLNTVRARGYDLFCNAIVTSDLKIDILSDANSSRDAFTFFAPTDASLFALDMTLTASSYTDTLRFHVVPLRLSLAQLRLLPDGYTLPTLLPHRRLHLAHRTSSSPASISVAGVDVAFPGIFYGRNVVVHGLAGILSLRSNNSPSPSPIPSEDRWFFSPRSSPNSPANHPILAPFHVTNRSGSPAPFEAPAPAASPVDAPEGEPDWTVYPPVAESPRYPDSAISLPPEEYSDSAAPAPEGIRKCLNPDEGLEESVMQCYAA
- the BZIP81 gene encoding transcription factor bZIP81; this translates as MASSKVATTTTTTTNSDISSQQVWDGATMEMESQDNMNMSMSLQDLLTENDAVPPSHSHGRGKRKTLVEEPLVVDKVTLQKQRRMIKNRESAARSRERKQAYTVELESLVTHLEEENAILLKQEADRKRQRFNQLMECLIPVEEKRKPKPMLRRVNSSQW